One genomic window of Nitrospirota bacterium includes the following:
- a CDS encoding SUMF1/EgtB/PvdO family nonheme iron enzyme, with product MNRHEPGLTKADENQVKQAGALFLLVQVFLAGMVVTASSAGQTVTEEQMAHVPAGEFIMGSTEKDGLVGQSVGVDEIPQRSVYLKAFYIDRYEVTNRQYKAFIDATGHSAPDDKHPGASSWKGNTPPEGTEDIPVSNITWYDADAYCRWAGKRLPAEEEWEKAARGTDGRQWPWGSDLRGHTCNTRYAGPGQILPPGSVSDDVSPYGVYDMCGNVSEWTSSWYLPYPGSTLKRDSFGETYKVTRGGSLVMPAMPYSRAAYRANTFKPDYRHRGIGFRCAEDDRAH from the coding sequence GTGAACCGTCATGAGCCAGGGCTCACAAAGGCAGATGAAAATCAGGTGAAGCAGGCAGGCGCATTGTTTTTATTAGTGCAGGTTTTCCTGGCAGGAATGGTCGTGACTGCATCATCTGCCGGTCAGACGGTGACTGAGGAACAGATGGCGCATGTACCTGCAGGAGAGTTCATCATGGGTAGCACTGAGAAGGATGGGTTGGTGGGCCAGTCCGTGGGGGTGGATGAGATTCCCCAGCGGTCAGTATATCTGAAGGCATTTTATATTGACAGGTACGAGGTGACTAACCGTCAGTACAAGGCCTTCATTGATGCGACCGGCCATTCAGCGCCTGATGATAAACATCCCGGGGCATCTTCGTGGAAAGGCAACACCCCGCCAGAAGGAACTGAAGACATCCCTGTCTCGAATATAACCTGGTACGATGCGGATGCCTACTGCCGTTGGGCTGGAAAGAGGCTCCCTGCAGAAGAGGAGTGGGAAAAGGCTGCAAGGGGCACAGACGGCCGCCAATGGCCCTGGGGGAGTGATCTTAGAGGACATACCTGCAACACCCGGTATGCAGGCCCGGGACAGATCCTTCCTCCGGGAAGTGTCAGCGATGACGTAAGCCCTTATGGAGTTTATGATATGTGCGGTAATGTGAGCGAATGGACCAGCTCCTGGTACCTCCCCTACCCTGGGAGCACCCTTAAGAGGGATTCCTTTGGAGAGACATACAAAGTCACACGGGGCGGGTCGTTAGTTATGCCGGCCATGCCATACAGCAGGGCAGCATACCGGGCCAATACCTTCAAGCCTGATTACAGGCACAGGGGAATAGGTTTTCGTTGTGCGGAAGATGACAGGGCTCATTAA